In one Podarcis muralis chromosome 7, rPodMur119.hap1.1, whole genome shotgun sequence genomic region, the following are encoded:
- the PAFAH1B3 gene encoding platelet-activating factor acetylhydrolase IB subunit alpha1 — protein sequence MSDGDKNPASTPTPVTDVQGDGRWMSLHHRFIADSKDKEPEVVFIGDSLVQLLHQFEIWRELFSPLHALNFGIGGDATQHVLWRLQNGELQHIRPKIVVVWVGTNNHGHTAEQVAGGIEAIVRVIHQQQPQARVVVLGLLPRGKNPNPLREKNSRVNDLLEAKVPLLPNASFLNVDPGFVHSDGTISHHDMYDYLHLTRNGYARLCPGLHRLLLCLLGECHAQSP from the exons ATGAGTGACGGCGACAAGAACCCAGCCAGCACCCCGACCCCAGTCACTGATGTGCAAGGGGATGGGCGATGGATGTCCCTG CACCATCGCTTTATTGCTGATAGCAAAGACAAGGAACCAGAGGTTGTCTTCATTGGAGATTCTTTGGTGCAGCTGCTGCACCAGTTCGAG aTCTGGAGAGAGCTTTTCTCCCCTCTACACGCTCTCAACTTTGGCATTGGGGGCGATGCCACCCAGCATGTGCTCTGGCGCCTGCAGAATGGGGAGTTGCAGCACATCCGACCAAAG ATCGTGGTCGTCTGGGTGGGCACCAATAACCACGGCCACACTGCCGAGCAGGTGGCTGGCGGCATAGAAGCCATTGTGCGGGTCATCCATCAGCAGCAACCGCAGGCCCGCGTGGTGGTGTTG GGCTTGCTGCCGCGGGGCAAGAACCCCAACCCCTTGCGGGAGAAGAACAGCAGAGTGAACGATTTGCTCGAGGCAAAGGTTCCGCTGCTGCCCAACGCCTCCTTCCTCAACGTCGACCCGGGCTTTGTGCATTCGGACGGGACCATAAGCCACCACGACATGTACGACTACCTCCACCTGACCCGCAACGGCTACGCCAGACTCTGCCCCGGCCTCCACCGGCTGCTGCTTTGCCTGCTGGGAGAATGCCACGCTCAAAGCCCTTGA